A stretch of DNA from Lysinibacillus sp. B2A1:
TTGGGATAATGCCGACAGAAAATAGCATGCCTGCGTTTTTTGCAAAAAGCATATCAGCATTGGAATCACCAATCATCACTGTCCGTTCAAGTGGCACATGATAGCGTTCCCTTGCCACATAAGCCAAATCTGGAAATGGCTTGCTATAAACTGCTTGATCGCTCCCTAAAACAAATTCAAATTGCTCTAGAATACCTAGCTGTTTAAGATGAATCTCCGCTTGAGCAGTTAAATCGGCTGTGATAACGCCTAATTTTATCCCACTATTTTTTAATGCCATTAATAGCTGTCGAATACCTGGTAGTTCTTTTACCGTTACATGCTCTTGTTGAGTAGTAGCTGAACTTGATGCAGCTCTTGCTAGTGTCACGCCCTTACTCCATGCTATTCCTTCCTGATAGAGTAAATAGGCGACAATCGTTTCTGCTTCTTGTATACTTCCAATGGCTAATGGACTTGTTGGATCAATGGAGCGACCATTGTCTTTTACACCTATATTTTTTAAAAACGCCTGTAATGTAAACCTAACTTCAAAATCTGAATTTTCAGTTAAATGAAGGTAAAAATTTGTGGCCCATGCTATCCATAAAGAATCCATTTCAATAATGGTTCCATCCTTATCAAAAATAATCCAATCTACTTGATTCATTGGGGGACACATCCTTTTACTCTATTCTCGAATCGCTTCAATGGGTGTTGCAGTAGTAACCTGACTTTCATGTGAAGTAGTTGCTTCTTTAGCAAAGCGTTCTTCTGGAGCATCCTCGTTAATTTGATGACGAGCCCAAATCCAATAGTAGATACTTGCAGCAGCAAAAACTGCTAACGATACGATGAAAAATGTAAAGTTGGCAAAGAAACTTGCAAAGATAGCAATAACCGCCAGTACAAGAGAAACAATTGGTGTAAATGGATATAATGGCGTTTTAAATGTTCTTACAAGATTTGGCTCCTTTTTACGTAAAATCAACACTGATAAATTCATCGTAATATATGACACTAATGCCCCGAATGTAGAAATTAAAATGAGGTCATCAGGATTGAATAAGATAACAAGTGCTAGTCCAATAAAGCCTGGTAAAATAATTGCCATATAAGGTGTCTGACGCTTTTTATGCATCTTTGCTAAAAGGCTTGGCAAATAGCCTGCTCGAGATAACGCGTAAACTTGACGTGAATAAGCTAAGATAACACCTGAAAAACTAGCAATTAATCCAACTAATCCTACAGAAGCTAAGATTTGAGCTAGCCAGTACGTATTACCAAACGCTGCTGCAATTGCTGCTGGAAGT
This window harbors:
- a CDS encoding HAD family hydrolase, with product MNQVDWIIFDKDGTIIEMDSLWIAWATNFYLHLTENSDFEVRFTLQAFLKNIGVKDNGRSIDPTSPLAIGSIQEAETIVAYLLYQEGIAWSKGVTLARAASSSATTQQEHVTVKELPGIRQLLMALKNSGIKLGVITADLTAQAEIHLKQLGILEQFEFVLGSDQAVYSKPFPDLAYVARERYHVPLERTVMIGDSNADMLFAKNAGMLFSVGIIPKEVYPKDYLPDATKIIESYDESLVAMFVKKE